The following are encoded together in the Chlorocebus sabaeus isolate Y175 chromosome 20, mChlSab1.0.hap1, whole genome shotgun sequence genome:
- the MOB3C gene encoding MOB kinase activator 3C produces the protein MALCLKQVFAKDKTFRPRKRFEPGTQRFELYKKAQASLKSGLDLRSVVRLPPGENIDDWIAVHVVDFFNRINLIYGTMAERCSETSCPVMAGGPRYEYRWQDERQYRRPAKLSAPRYMALLMDWIEGLINDEEVFPTRVGVPFPKNFQQVCTKILTRLFRVFVHVYIHHFDSILSMGAEAHVNTCYKHFYYFIREFSLVDQRELEPLREMTERICH, from the exons ATGGCCCTGTGCCTGAAGCAGGTGTTCGCCAAGGACAAGACGTTCCGGCCGCGGAAGCGCTTTGAGCCGGGCACACAGCGCTTTGAGCTGTACAAGAAGGCACAGGCCTCTCTCAAGTCGGGCCTGGACCTGCGCAGTGTGGTGAGGCTGCCACCCGGGGAGAACATCGACGACTGGATCGCTGTGCATGTGGTGGACTTCTTCAACCGCATCAACCTCATCTACGGTACCATGGCCGAGCGCTGCAGTGAGACCAGCTGCCCGGTCATGGCCGGTGGGCCCCGCTACGAGTACCGCTGGCAAGATGAGCGCCAGTACCGGCGACCGGCCAAGCTCTCTGCGCCGCGCTATATGGCATTGCTCATGGACTGGATCGAAGGCCTCATCAACGACGAAGAGGTCTTTCCCACGCGTGTTG GAGTTCCCTTCCCTAAGAACTTCCAGCAGGTCTGCACCAAGATCCTGACCCGCCTTTTCCGAGTCTTTGTCCATGTCTACATCCACCACTTCGATAGCATCCTCAGCATGGGGGCAGAGGCGCACGTCAACACCTGCTACAAGCACTTCTACTACTTCATCCGCGAGTTCAGTCTGGTGGACCAGCGGGAGCTGGAGCCACTG AGGGAGATGACAGAGCGGATCTGCCACTGA